In Brevibacillus marinus, the genomic window CGCGAATCGTGCCGTGGAACAGCCACGTATCCTGCAGCACCATGCCGAACAGGCTGCGCAGTTTGCCCCGCTTGAGATCGCGAATATTGCGGCCGTCTATCGTAATGCTGCCGCCGTTTAGTTCATAAAAGCGCATCAGCAGGTTCACCAGGGTCGTCTTGCCTGCTCCTGTGGGACCGACGATGGCCACCATCTGGCCGGGCTCCACGTCAATGTTCAAGTCATCGATCAGCATCGCGTCTGCCGCATAACCGAACCGCACCTGCCGGAACGAAACCGCACCCTGCGGCTTTTCCAGCTCCACTGCATGCTCCGCGTCAGGCTCTTCTTCTTCCTCGTCCAGCAATTCAAACACGCGCTCGGCGGAAGCGACAGCGGATTGAATGACATTCGCAAGATTGGCCGCCTGTGTGATGGGCATCGAGAACTGTCTGGCGTATTGAATGAACGCCTGCACGTCACCGATGGCCATTCGCTGTCCGGCGACGAGAATGCCGCCCACCACGCAGATGAAGACATAACCGATGTTGCCGATGAAGCTCATCAGCGGCATGATGACCCCCGCTACGAACTGGGCACGCCAGCCTGCATCATACAATCGCTCGTTGATTTCATGGAATGTTTCGCCCGATTTTCGCTCATGCCCGAACGCTTTGATCACCTGGTGGCCGGCATACATTTCTTCGACATGACCGTTCAGCTCGCCCAGGGAACGCTGCTGGTCCATGAAGTAACCTTGCGAGCGCTTTGCAATCCGGGCCGTGAGCACGGCGCCAAGCGGCAGTGTCAGCATACAGATCAGCGTCAGCAGCGGACTGATGGACAACATCATCACGATGACGCCGATGATCGTCACAACGGAAGTAAAGATGTGCGTCAGGCTCTGCTGCAAAGTATTGCTGAGATTGTCCACATCATTTGTAATCAGGCTCAACGTCTCCCCGTGCGGGCGGGAATCAAAATACCGCAGCGGTAGCCGGGACAGCTTATCGTTCACATCACGCCGCATTTCGTAAACTGTCTTCTGTACCACACCAGCCATCATGTACTGCTGAACGAAGCTGAAGAAGGAACTGAACAGATATAAACAGATGAGAATGACCAAGATGTTCCCGATCGAAGCAAAATCGATCGCGGCCCCTTCGACGCCGTTCAACCGCGCCAGCACGCCTTCAAACAACAGCGTCGTCGCTTCGCCCATGATTTTCGGAGCGAGAACCGCAAACAAGGTGCTGAAGACAGCCATCAGCAAAACGGCGATCAGTTGATATTGGCGCGGCTTAAAATACCCCAGCAGCCTTTTCAGGGTGCCCTTGAAATCCTTCGCCTTGCCGGTAGGCACGCCGAAATGTCCGCCCAGCGGACCGCCCATGGGTCCCCCTCTCGGTCTCGGTACTTGTTGCGCTTGAAACCGATGAACATCTGGCTTATGCCGCTCGTGACTTCCGCTCATGCGCTCTCCTCCTCCGCCAGCTGTGAGGCGACGATTTCCTGGTACACCGGGTTGTCCTGAAGCAATTGCTGATGCGTGCCGATCCCCGCCACACGGCCGTTCTCCAGGACGACAATCCGGTCCGCGTCGATCACCGTATGGATGCGCTGGGCGACGATGATCACGGTCGCATGTCCCGTCTCTTCCTTCAGCGCTTTGCGAAGTTGCGCATCGGTCTTGTAATCGAGCGCCGAGAAACTGTCGTCGAACACGTAGATGGCCGGCCTGCGAACCAATGCGCGGGCGATGGACAGACGCTGCTTCTGGCCACCCGACAGGTTGGCACCGCCTTGCGCGACGGGGGCATCGAATCCGCCTTCCATCTCCAGGATGAACTCGAGTGCCTGCGCCACTTCCGCCGCATGGCGCACTTCTTCGTCTGTGGCATCTTCCTTGCCGTACCGAATATTGTCGGCAATCGTGCCGGAGAACAGCACCGCCTTTTGCGGCACGAAGCCGATCTTCTTTCGCAAGCTTTCCTGCGTCAGCTCCCGCACATCGACGCCGTCGATCAGCACCCGGCCGCTTTCCGCATCATAGAAGCGCGGGATCAGGTTGACCAATGTCGATTTCCCGGAACCGGTTCCGCCGATAATGGCGGTGACTTCTCCCGGCTTCGCCTCAAATGAAATATTCTCCAGCACCGGCTGCTCCGCGCCCGGATAGCGGAAGGTCACATTCCGGAACTCGACATGCCCGCTGCAGCCCGCTTGCTCGGGAACCGAAGCGTCGTGAATCGTTCCGGCCAGCTCCAACACTTCCCGGATCCGGGCAGCCGACGCAGCGGCACGCGGCAGCATGACGAACATCATGGACAGCATGATCAGCGAGAACAGGATCATCATCGAATACTGGAGGAAAGCCATCAGATCGCCGACCTGCAGATGTCCCTGATCGACGCGAATTCCGCCGAACCAGATAATGGCGAGCGACGAAACGTTCAGGATCAGCATCATCATCGGCATCATCAGCGCCATGATCCGATTCACCTGCAAAGCCGTAGCGGTCAAATTCCGGTTCGCCGTTTCGAATCTGCGTTTTTCGTGACCGCTCCGATTGAATGCGCGAATGACGCGGATACCGGTCAAGCCTTCACGCTGGACAAGATTCAGTTGATCCAGATTGCGCTGCATAACCTTAAACAGCGGTACGCTTTTGCGGGCGATCAGATAGATCGCCAGTCCGAGAATCGGCATGATGCCGATGATCACCAGCGCCAGCGCCGCATCTTTGGAGAGCGCCATCACGATGCCTCCGATGGCCATCAGCGGCGCCACGATCATCATTCGCATGGTCATCATCAGCACTTGCTGCACCTGGGCAACGTCGTTCGTCGTACGTGTAATGAGCGACGCCGTTCCCAGTTGATCGAACTCCTGCTGCGAGAAGCCCATCACATGCTCGAATAACGTGCTGCGCAGATCCCGGCCGAACCCCGTCGCCGCCTTGGCGGAAAAATAGCTTGCCAATATCGTGCAGCAGACGCCGAATGCCGCCACGAGCAGCATCCACCCGCCCATCTTCAGGATATATGGGGTATTGCCATACTGAACCCCAAAATTGACAATATCCGCCATAAGTGTCGGCAGGTACAGTTCGGACAACGTCTGCAGGAATACGAGACCCATCACCAGTGCCAGCAAAACGCGATACGGCTGCAAATATAGCAGAAGCTTGCTCATTGCGCTTCATCACCGTCCACGAAGAAATGCCGCAGGTAAAGTTCTTGTTGTTTTTGCAAATAATCCGACGCTTTCCTCAGCGTCTCGGCCAATCGCATGCTCTCTTCCTCCCCCAGGTATTCCACCAGACCGGTGAACATTTTGAGGCGGGCCGCTTGAATGCGTTGAATATACATGTTGCCTTTCTCCGTCAGG contains:
- a CDS encoding ABC transporter ATP-binding protein, which codes for MSKLLLYLQPYRVLLALVMGLVFLQTLSELYLPTLMADIVNFGVQYGNTPYILKMGGWMLLVAAFGVCCTILASYFSAKAATGFGRDLRSTLFEHVMGFSQQEFDQLGTASLITRTTNDVAQVQQVLMMTMRMMIVAPLMAIGGIVMALSKDAALALVIIGIMPILGLAIYLIARKSVPLFKVMQRNLDQLNLVQREGLTGIRVIRAFNRSGHEKRRFETANRNLTATALQVNRIMALMMPMMMLILNVSSLAIIWFGGIRVDQGHLQVGDLMAFLQYSMMILFSLIMLSMMFVMLPRAAASAARIREVLELAGTIHDASVPEQAGCSGHVEFRNVTFRYPGAEQPVLENISFEAKPGEVTAIIGGTGSGKSTLVNLIPRFYDAESGRVLIDGVDVRELTQESLRKKIGFVPQKAVLFSGTIADNIRYGKEDATDEEVRHAAEVAQALEFILEMEGGFDAPVAQGGANLSGGQKQRLSIARALVRRPAIYVFDDSFSALDYKTDAQLRKALKEETGHATVIIVAQRIHTVIDADRIVVLENGRVAGIGTHQQLLQDNPVYQEIVASQLAEEESA
- a CDS encoding ABC transporter ATP-binding protein — encoded protein: MSGSHERHKPDVHRFQAQQVPRPRGGPMGGPLGGHFGVPTGKAKDFKGTLKRLLGYFKPRQYQLIAVLLMAVFSTLFAVLAPKIMGEATTLLFEGVLARLNGVEGAAIDFASIGNILVILICLYLFSSFFSFVQQYMMAGVVQKTVYEMRRDVNDKLSRLPLRYFDSRPHGETLSLITNDVDNLSNTLQQSLTHIFTSVVTIIGVIVMMLSISPLLTLICMLTLPLGAVLTARIAKRSQGYFMDQQRSLGELNGHVEEMYAGHQVIKAFGHERKSGETFHEINERLYDAGWRAQFVAGVIMPLMSFIGNIGYVFICVVGGILVAGQRMAIGDVQAFIQYARQFSMPITQAANLANVIQSAVASAERVFELLDEEEEEPDAEHAVELEKPQGAVSFRQVRFGYAADAMLIDDLNIDVEPGQMVAIVGPTGAGKTTLVNLLMRFYELNGGSITIDGRNIRDLKRGKLRSLFGMVLQDTWLFHGTIRDNIAYGREDASEEEIVQAAVAAYADHFIRTLPDGYDTMLNEEASNISQGQKQLLTIARAILADPAILILDEATSSVDTRTEVHIQQAMARLMKGRTSFVIAHRLSTIRHADLILVMNKGRIIERGTHAELLEKGGFYAELYRSQFRQPLITGAS